One region of Kazachstania africana CBS 2517 chromosome 3, complete genome genomic DNA includes:
- the CMK1 gene encoding calmodulin-dependent protein kinase CMK1 (similar to Saccharomyces cerevisiae CMK1 (YFR014C) and CMK2 (YOL016C); ancestral locus Anc_1.374): MSYKSTSVSIAKVEGSIEGLAGKVASNAKTDYIFGKTLGAGTFGVVRQARKLSTNEDVAVKILLKKALEGNSVQLQMLYDELSILQRLNHPNIVEFKDWFETKEKFFIVTQLATGGELFDRIVKKGKFTEEDAIKILVQILGAVEYIHSRNIVHRDLKPENLLYIDEADTSPLVLADFGIAKELKSGDELIFKAAGSLGYVAPEVLTSDGHGKPCDIWSIGVITYTLLCGYSAFAAESVEGFLDECTQNDKPVVFHKPYWDNVSEDARKFILRALTLDPTKRPTATALLEDPWILGRNVQKNDLLPALKKGFDARKKFREAVELVKLNNRIQKLRQLYSLGEEESDSDIEENSVNSVNPSLGVLTNALHNLSISPSHTGKSPELTAEQKKMKSHLTQDAFAQIVMAATKNRHKVMSYQDSESEVSAVSLNSSPSR, translated from the coding sequence ATGAGTTATAAAAGTACTAGTGTTTCGATAGCTAAAGTAGAAGGAAGCATTGAAGGGCTTGCTGGGAAAGTTGCATCGAATGCTAAAACAGACTACATCTTTGGAAAAACGTTAGGTGCAGGGACTTTTGGTGTGGTAAGGCAAGCTAGAAAGCTATCGACAAATGAAGATGTAGCTGTTAAGATTTTGTTAAAAAAGGCACTTGAGGGGAACTCTGTGCAGTTACAGATGTTATACGATGAGCTATCTATTTTACAGAGATTAAACCATCCAAACATTGTGGAGTTCAAAGACTGGTTTGAAACTaaggaaaaattctttatcGTTACACAATTGGCTACAGGAGGTGAGCTTTTTGACAGAATCGTGAAAAAAGGTAAATTTACAGAGGAAGATGCcattaaaattttggttCAAATTTTAGGTGCAGTAGAGTATATTCATTCCAGAAATATCGTTCACAGGGATTTGAAGccagaaaatttattatatattgatGAAGCAGATACTTCACCTCTTGTGCTGGCTGATTTTGGTATTGctaaagaattaaaaagTGGAGATGAGTTGATTTTCAAAGCAGCTGGTTCTTTGGGTTATGTTGCGCCAGAAGTTCTTACATCGGATGGTCATGGAAAACCTTGTGATATTTGGTCCATTGGTGTAATAACATACACATTGCTGTGTGGGTATTCTGCGTTTGCTGCGGAAAGTGTCGAGGGATTCTTGGATGAATGTACACAGAACGACAAGCCTGTTGTTTTCCATAAGCCGTATTGGGATAACGTCTCTGAAGATGCgagaaaatttatcttaAGGGCATTGACGTTGGATCCTACTAAAAGGCCAACTGCAACAGCTCTTCTGGAAGACCCTTGGATTCTTGGACGAAACGTGCAGAAGAATGATTTATTACCTGCTCTTAAAAAGGGTTTTGATGCCCGTAAGAAATTTCGTGAGGCTGTGGAATTAGTGAAGTTGAATAatagaattcaaaaactaAGACAACTGTATTCCTTgggagaagaagaatctgaCTCTGATATTGAGGAAAATAGTGTAAACAGTGTAAACCCTTCTCTGGGTGTACTAACAAATGCCCTTCATAACCTGTCAATATCGCCATCCCATACAGGCAAGTCACCTGAATTAACAGCagaacaaaagaaaatgaagtcTCATTTGACTCAAGATGCATTTGCCCAGATAGTTATGGCGGCTACAAAAAATAGGCATAAGGTCATGAGCTATCAAGATTCCGAGAGTGAGGTTTCTGCAGTCTCATTGAACTCAAGTCCTTCGCGATGA
- the GSY1 gene encoding glycogen (starch) synthase GSY1 (similar to Saccharomyces cerevisiae GSY1 (YFR015C) and GSY2 (YLR258W); ancestral locus Anc_1.375) — protein MGRDLQNHLLFEVATEVANRVGGIYSVLKSKAPITSAQYKENYALIGPLNKATYQSEVEELDWQDESIFTDELKPIHKTLKSMSEKGFYFVYGKWLIDGYPKVILFDLDSMRHNLNNWKSDLWSLVGIPSPDHDSETNDAIMLGYTVAWFLGELSTSDSQHAIVAHFHEWLAGVALPLCRKKKIDVVTIFTTHATLLGRYLCAAGDVDFYNNLQHFDVDQEAGKRGIYHRYCIERAAAHTADVFTTVSQITALEAEYLLKRKPDGILPNGLNVVKFQAVHEFQNLHALKKEKIHDFIRGHFHGNFDFDLKNTLYFFIAGRYEYKNKGADMFIEALARLNYRLKMSGSNKTVVAFIIMPAKTNSYTVEALKNQAAVKSLESSVNEVTKNISKRIFDHALKFPHNGITTEIPTDLTELLSSSDQILLKRRVMALRRTENQLPAVVTHNMADDASDPILTQIRHVQLFNSTSDRVKVIFHPDFLNANNPILGMDYDEFVRGCHLGVFPSYYEPWGYTPAECTVMGVPSITTNLSGFGAYMEDLIEANQAQDYGIYIVDRRFKSPDESVEQLVDYMEEFVKKNIRQRINQRNRTERLSDLLDWRRMGLEYVKARQLALRRAYPEQFKQMVGEELNATDMNSMVGGKKLKISRPLSVPGSPKDRASSTTVFMTPGDLGTLQDANNADDYFNLSMNPEDAQDDEADEEY, from the coding sequence ATGGGTCGTGACTTACAAAATCATCTACTTTTTGAGGTTGCCACTGAGGTGGCAAATAGAGTCGGTGGTATCTACTCCgttttaaaatcaaaagcACCAATTACTTCAGCACAATACAAGGAAAACTATGCATTAATTGGTCCATTGAACAAGGCAACATACCAAAGTGAAGTTGAGGAATTGGATTGGCAGGATGAATCCATATTCACAGATGAATTAAAGCCTATTCATAAGACTTTGAAGAGTATGAGTGAAAAAGGTTTTTACTTTGTCTACGGTAAATGGTTAATTGATGGATATCCAAAAGTTATTCTTTTCGATTTAGATTCCATGAGACATAATTTGAACAATTGGAAATCCGATTTGTGGTCTTTGGTCGGAATTCCTTCCCCAGATCATGATTCTGAAACAAATGATGCCATTATGTTGGGTTACACAGTGGCATGGTTTCTTGGTGAACTTTCAACTTCTGACAGTCAACACGCTATCGTTGCCCATTTCCATGAATGGCTAGCTGGTGTTGCACTACCTTTATGTcgtaaaaagaaaattgatgtGGTCACTATTTTCACTACACACGCAACTCTATTAGGTAGATATCTTTGTGCGGCTGGTGACGTGGATTTCTACAATAATTTACAACATTTTGACGTAGATCAAGAAGCAGGCAAAAGAGGAATCTATCATAGATATTGCATTGAAAGAGCTGCTGCGCATACAGCCGATGTTTTCACCACTGTTTCACAAATTACAGCATTAGAAGCTGAATacttattgaaaagaaaaccAGACGGTATCTTGCCAAATGGTCTAAATGTCGTTAAATTTCAGGCTGTACATGAGTTCCAAAATTTGCATGCCctcaagaaagaaaagattcatGACTTCATTAGAGGCCATTTCCATggtaattttgattttgacttgaaaaataccctttatttcttcattgCAGGTAGAtatgaatataaaaataaaggtGCTGATATGTTCATTGAAGCTTTGGCCCGTCTAAACTACAGATTAAAAATGTCTGGTTCTAATAAGACCGTTGTAGCATTCATTATTATGCCTGCTAAGACAAACTCTTATACTGTTGAAGCTTTGAAAAACCAAGCTGCTGTCAAATCTTTAGAAAGCTCCGTTAACGAAGTTACGAAGAATATCAGTAAGAGAATATTCGACCATGCATTAAAATTCCCTCATAACGGTATAACAACGGAAATTCCAACTGATCTGACTGAATTGTTAAGCTCATCTGATCAAATTCTATTGAAGAGAAGAGTTATGGCTCTAAGACGAACAGAAAATCAATTGCCAGCCGTCGTAACACATAATATGGCAGATGATGCTAGCGATCCAATTTTGACTCAAATAAGACACGTCCAATTATTTAATAGCACAAGTGATAGAGTTAAAGTTATTTTTCATCCTGATTTTTTAAATGCAAACAATCCAATTCTTGGTATGGACTACGACGAATTCGTTCGTGGTTGTCATTTAGGTGTATTCCCATCATACTATGAGCCATGGGGTTATACTCCAGCAGAATGTACTGTCATGGGTGTTCCATCGATAACTACAAACCTTTCCGGTTTTGGTGCTTATATGGAAGACTTGATAGAAGCCAACCAAGCTCAGGATTATGGTATCTATATTGTTGATAGAAGATTTAAGAGTCCTGATGAATCTGTTGAACAGTTAGTTGATTATATGGAAGAGTttgtcaagaaaaatataagacaaagaattaatcaaagaaatagaaCAGAAAGACTATCTGATCTTTTGGATTGGAGAAGAATGGGTCTAGAATATGTTAAAGCTAGGCAGTTGGCCCTAAGAAGAGCATACCCGGAACAATTCAAGCAAATGGTAGGCgaagaattgaatgctACTGATATGAACTCCATGGTTGGTGGtaagaaattaaagatttcTAGACCTTTGAGTGTTCCAGGATCGCCAAAAGACAGGGCTAGCAGCACTACTGTTTTTATGACGCCAGGTGATTTAGGTACCTTACAAGATGCTAACAACGCTGATGATTACTTTAATTTGAGTATGAATCCAGAAGATGCTCAGGATGATGAAGCCGATGAGGAATATTGA
- the AIP5 gene encoding Aip5p (similar to Saccharomyces cerevisiae YFR016C; ancestral locus Anc_1.377), with translation MDTSTIMEPAMNDDVDLDQMINAAESLTNDLSKTTKISRKKKKKNKNRSKTKSVDNSKLDSIMVGIEEYLQDDEDVNINIGATEEIQPPTNSGLDKQNKVELETDEFIDEVDYTNLDSKADKSPNPASKGHNEQITSNREAETLCKEPQGEIIKDTGASGSSILEEPQKYEINESHLEMQAHRHEEEHPDDVSLENPGNQPDDTIQEIRLDSISPPTTILNDEEFLVATENSVAEEETNNRETEKVMMVAKPLDKSNKKVNRKLETSKLLPPKKVRDLTKDINASEYETAKEYISSMETDGDGEDSTIQDSISHQEIDETERNDKCEATTPTLASEPIYSEKNPSISMGDPYDSADEERSVTEEPPISQQGSSLERSDNMDEDFSSEKEEVDHSEDGQEETSRLNYPIADAPTPVGIDTEPVLDISNSKGATDNGINLNEEEAPETADVAAASAKNGSDVEKQITTEELPRDAISEEPVEAPMAPDKSTDMDLKKDRSESERNSENVPEIDDIEKPTSSNIPQIGEQEVNVEGEINAKPLSPGITQVSDEDTSTISSEVQSSKVMQDITHDALSVKSPEKKPFGATDQTTGSGFTTEASGMKDKDVEKGPTYNENSKQTNVFSINGSGTELVEVINIEESDEKPADEKIEEQPKDIEKETSISDAIHEMSHDDPELAKERSSNEKLASTSEEVEEGEPETDSKVGSVTSAETPEDFALNKNVKTIASLQEEPSEVGAADMVSDNDSNEMKQIEEKSDKEEGLEILEHEEQDNESSLALDNTNQETEQHYDAAKDTMDDIDAFLKDLEFEDDSELNALLTSLNENDKTKDISKKPVSTKSEETIKTSDIKKINMAEPVYIFTSLAGGGFHMIPRTNRLSTILQANRVDFTYRDLGTDDEARKVWKTYGRGRSLPSVVRGRDNIIGNWEEIEEINEDYKLRQAIYEEF, from the coding sequence ATGGATACCTCAACAATAATGGAACCCGCTATGAATGATGATGTAGACTTGGATCAAATGATTAATGCAGCAGAATCATTAACTAATGACCTAAGCAAAACCACGAAGATAtcgagaaagaaaaagaaaaagaacaagaatcGTAGCAAAACGAAAAGTGTAGATAACTCAAAACTTGATTCTATAATGGTAGGAATTGAAGAATACTTACAagacgatgaagatgtcaatatcaatattggAGCTACAGAGGAGATACAACCGCCAACAAATTCCGGACTGGATAAACAGAACAAAGTAGAGCTAGAAACagatgaatttattgatgagGTTGATTATACAAATCTAGATTCAAAGGCCGATAAAAGTCCGAATCCTGCTAGCAAAGGCCATAATGAACAGATAACTTCTAACAGGGAAGCAGAAACACTATGCAAAGAACCGCAAGGAGAGATTATTAAAGATACAGGTGCTTCTGGTTCTTCTATTCTAGAAGAACCTCAAAAGtatgaaattaatgaatcTCATCTTGAGATGCAAGCTCACCGACATGAAGAAGAGCATCCAGATGATGTCTCTTTAGAAAACCCCGGTAACCAACCTGATGATACTATACAAGAAATACGACTTGATAGCATAAGCCCACCTACGACtatattgaatgatgaagaattcctTGTAGCTACTGAAAACAGTGTGGCTGAAGAAGAGACCAATAATAGAGAAACGGAGAAGGTTATGATGGTTGCGAAACCACTGGATAAATCCAATAAAAAAGTGAACAGGAAATTAGAAACTTCTAAGCTACTGCCACCCAAAAAAGTGCGTGATCTTACAAAAGATATAAATGCGAGCGAATATGAAACTGCGAAGGAATATATTTCATCGATGGAAACCGATGGTGACGGAGAGGACTCGACTATACAAGATTCAATATCTCATCAAGAAATAGACGAAACGGAAAGGAACGACAAGTGCGAAGCCACTACGCCAACTCTTGCAAGTGAGCCAATATacagtgaaaaaaatcCATCTATAAGCATGGGAGATCCTTACGACTCTGCTGACGAGGAAAGATCAGTGACTGAAGAACCCCCTATAAGTCAGCAGGGCTCTTCTTTAGAAAGAAGTGACAATATGGATGAAGACTTTAGCAGTGAGAAAGAGGAGGTAGACCACAGTGAAGATGGGCAAGAAGAAACTTCTCGCTTGAACTATCCAATTGCGGATGCACCTACACCAGTAGGTATTGATACAGAGCCTGTGTTAGATATTTCAAACTCAAAAGGTGCCACAGATAACGGAATTAATTTAAACGAGGAGGAGGCACCTGAAACTGCAGATGTTGCTGCAGCGTCTGCTAAAAATGGCAGCGATGTAGAAAAGCAGATTACAACAGAAGAACTGCCTAGAGATGCGATTTCAGAAGAACCTGTGGAGGCCCCTATGGCACCAGATAAATCAACAGATATGGATTTGAAGAAGGATAGGTCTGAATCGGAGAGGAATAGTGAGAATGTACCTGAGATTGATGACATTGAAAAACCAACGTCCAGTAATATACCGCAAATCGGCGAACAAGAGGTCAATGTCGAAGGTGAAATTAATGCCAAACCACTTTCGCCTGGTATCACCCAGGTTTCCGACGAAGATACCAGCACCATTTCATCAGAAGTACAATCGAGCAAGGTAATGCAAGACATAACACATGATGCTTTATCAGTAAAATCACCTGAGAAAAAACCATTTGGAGCAACTGACCAAACTACTGGTTCTGGTTTCACTACAGAAGCATCAGGGATGAAGGATAAGGACGTAGAAAAGGGACCAAcatataatgaaaattctaAGCAAACGAATGTGTTCTCAATCAATGGGTCAGGAACTGAATTGGTCGAAGTCATCAATATCGAAGAGTCTGATGAGAAACCCGCcgatgaaaaaattgaagaacaacctaaagatattgaaaaagaaacatccATTTCCGATGCCATTCATGAAATGAGCCATGATGACCCTGAGCTAGCGAAGGAACGGTCCtccaatgaaaaattggcaTCTACCTCAGAGGAAGTCGAAGAAGGAGAACCAGAAACTGATTCAAAAGTCGGTAGTGTTACATCTGCCGAAACACCTGAGGATTTCgcattgaataaaaatgtGAAAACGATTGCTTCTCTTCAGGAAGAGCCATCTGAAGTTGGTGCTGCAGATATGGTTTCAGACAACGACTCAAATGAGatgaaacaaattgaagaaaaatctgACAAAGAAGAGGGTTTAGAAATACTAGAGCATGAAGAACAAGATAATGAGTCAAGTTTAGCCTTAGATAATACGAACCAAGAGACAGAACAACATTATGATGCTGCCAAAGACACCATGGATGATATCGATGCCTTCTTAAAAGACCTTGAATTTGAGGACGACTCTGAGCTAAATGCATTATTGActtcattgaatgaaaatgataaaactAAGgatatatcaaaaaagCCAGTTAGTACTAAGTCCGAAGAAACAATTAAAACAAGCGATattaagaaaataaatatggCTGAACCTGTTTACATTTTTACATCTTTAGCAGGCGGGGGGTTCCACATGATACCAAGAACAAATAGATTAAGCACAATTTTACAAGCAAACAGGGTCGACTTTACATATAGAGACTTAGGTACCGATGATGAAGCAAGGAAAGTCTGGAAAACGTATGGAAGGGGTAGGAGTTTACCTAGTGTAGTTAGGGGACGTGATAATATTATCGGTAACTGGGAAGAgatagaagaaataaatgaagATTACAAACTACGCCAGGCAATATATGAAGAGTTTTAG